The Candidatus Aegiribacteria sp. genome includes a region encoding these proteins:
- the ftsY gene encoding signal recognition particle-docking protein FtsY, which yields MNLSNKLRRSREALAGRLSQLFSSGCIDEGVLEDAEEILLGSDLGWELTEKIMLELPGRIKKSGQGWKEALAGILRESVPVRSTSRIIDARPSVIIVVGVNGAGKTTTIARLAAKLQKKKSRVLLACADTFRAAAAEQLEIWAEKLGTAIITQLPGSDPGAVAYDAVKRGLSRDYDTVIIDTAGRLPNKKGLLAELSKIHRVCGKAMESAPHEVLLVLDATVGQNARAQAEQFLEAIPVTGLVITKLDGTAKGGSVLAMASQMDIPVKYIGVGESSDDLLEFELDSFINALLDIEDGKF from the coding sequence TTGAATCTTTCGAATAAACTCAGACGAAGCAGAGAAGCGCTGGCTGGCAGACTCAGCCAGCTTTTTAGCTCAGGATGCATTGATGAAGGTGTTCTTGAGGATGCTGAGGAAATTCTCCTCGGAAGTGATCTTGGCTGGGAACTGACCGAGAAGATAATGCTTGAACTCCCTGGAAGGATCAAAAAGTCGGGGCAGGGCTGGAAAGAAGCTCTTGCCGGGATTTTAAGAGAAAGTGTCCCTGTTCGCTCTACATCGCGTATTATTGATGCGCGGCCAAGTGTAATCATTGTGGTTGGAGTTAACGGAGCTGGAAAGACAACTACGATCGCCCGTCTGGCTGCGAAACTCCAGAAAAAGAAAAGCAGAGTTCTTCTGGCATGCGCTGATACCTTCAGAGCCGCCGCAGCCGAGCAGCTCGAAATATGGGCTGAGAAACTTGGAACAGCAATCATTACTCAATTACCAGGATCTGATCCTGGCGCAGTAGCATATGATGCTGTTAAAAGGGGGTTGAGCCGGGATTACGACACTGTAATAATCGATACGGCAGGAAGGCTCCCCAACAAAAAAGGATTACTGGCCGAACTCTCCAAGATTCACAGAGTCTGCGGCAAAGCGATGGAATCAGCTCCCCACGAAGTGCTCCTGGTTCTTGACGCTACCGTAGGGCAGAACGCAAGAGCCCAGGCAGAGCAGTTTCTAGAAGCGATTCCGGTAACCGGGCTCGTAATCACGAAACTTGACGGAACGGCAAAGGGAGGATCGGTGCTGGCTATGGCCAGTCAGATGGATATTCCCGTTAAATACATAGGGGTAGGGGAGAGCAGTGATGATCTTCTTGAATTCGAATTGGATTCATTTATTAATGCCCTGCTGGATATCGAGGATGGTAAATTTTGA
- a CDS encoding ABC transporter ATP-binding protein, with translation MILKLENLSKTFGKTIAVCDLSLEIPAGEVFGLLGPNGAGKTTTLKMISGLAVPDSGKIIVDSVDVSVDPEGAHSRISYVPDEPTMYSKLSGREFLRFIGRMRDIPPDEIEERIAFHEKLFDMGDWLDSRAESYSHGMIQRVVLSSAFISRPRLYVIDEPHVGLDPATAETFNRMSRAAAASGSAVLVSTHTLPVAKVFCDRLGIIHEGRLMETFRTDEIVEKDLQDIFFEITGTGPANVANFF, from the coding sequence TTGATTCTCAAACTTGAAAATCTTTCGAAAACCTTCGGAAAGACTATTGCGGTCTGTGATCTTTCTCTGGAAATTCCAGCGGGGGAAGTATTCGGACTTCTTGGACCTAACGGAGCGGGGAAGACAACAACTCTGAAGATGATCTCCGGGCTTGCAGTTCCGGATAGCGGAAAAATTATTGTTGATTCAGTGGATGTATCTGTTGATCCAGAAGGTGCACATTCACGGATTTCCTATGTGCCGGATGAACCGACAATGTACTCGAAACTGTCAGGCAGGGAATTCCTGCGATTCATTGGAAGAATGAGGGATATTCCACCTGATGAAATAGAGGAGAGAATCGCGTTTCATGAAAAGCTCTTCGATATGGGGGACTGGCTGGACAGCAGGGCCGAGAGCTATTCTCACGGAATGATACAGAGAGTAGTGCTTTCATCGGCCTTCATATCCCGCCCCAGACTATACGTTATCGATGAGCCTCATGTCGGTCTTGATCCCGCCACTGCCGAAACATTCAACAGAATGAGCCGCGCGGCAGCTGCTTCCGGATCAGCGGTTCTGGTTTCTACTCATACTCTTCCGGTTGCGAAAGTGTTCTGCGACAGACTTGGTATCATTCATGAGGGCAGGCTGATGGAGACATTCAGAACAGACGAGATCGTGGAAAAGGATCTGCAGGATATCTTCTTCGAAATTACCGGTACGGGTCCCGCCAACGTAGCCAACTTCTTCTAA
- a CDS encoding carbohydrate binding family 9 domain-containing protein encodes MNKYIFSIILLFIAGSGYSQITVQAVRVDEAPEIDGIPDEDIWELAIPVNEDFIQHRPDCGEPMSERTEIRLLFDDRALYVALTMHDSHPEEFTRALTPRDHDFSSEWIGVWLDTFNDDNNAYFFFTNIENVQQDGRLCEVGGWDSNWDAVWESATASSDSGWTAEYAIPFAVLRYSDDTEQVWGVNVKRTMTRTNESAFLFRMGDNGWIYIRDFGELHGLNNLPDSRRIELRPYGAGKIQYMPDSEDEWDPWGNAGLDCRIGISTNASLDLTINPDFGQIEADADEANLSHWETFLREKRPFFLEGADLFDLPFNLFYSRRIGAVASNGEIIPILGGAKLTGASGGFRFGLLEAYTGRISEDGDMLEPAANYSVGRVIREFGDGSFIGASMTSTDIPQQENQDYSYGRSGALDAQIRIADLHTLYGAFGGTWNSYAGEWSDNLAYKGTYSFKNERLNCSTGFSYREENFNANMIGYTTSTGDVNSWANVGLFHPFSGNPTLQDAWTNICYYYDQVPGGEITSRGIRLNSGVSFRNRYYIEGGICYRGSRFDRYEGPDGATYDPGMSWNFYCSTDSRKKFYISLYVNGGTYRNGTNRSFGTWLNLKPAPHVSIGADIDWSTTSNALGYNWDSEAWDTRDTDWKSFELSCSYMFNTDLSLSLVSQISRFKSDYGLSEVSESNDHWMNILLSWQFKPGSMFYFMAGENADPDEITGEYGEPDFTVFSKLTWFLPI; translated from the coding sequence GTGAATAAGTACATATTTTCTATTATTCTGCTATTCATAGCAGGTTCTGGTTATTCCCAGATAACAGTACAGGCTGTACGAGTTGATGAGGCTCCAGAAATAGACGGTATACCGGATGAGGACATCTGGGAACTCGCGATTCCGGTGAATGAAGATTTCATTCAGCACAGACCGGACTGCGGCGAACCCATGTCGGAACGGACAGAAATCAGGCTGCTGTTCGACGACAGAGCGCTTTATGTCGCACTCACCATGCATGACAGCCATCCGGAAGAATTTACAAGGGCTCTGACTCCCAGAGATCATGATTTCTCAAGTGAATGGATCGGTGTCTGGCTGGATACATTTAATGATGATAACAATGCCTACTTCTTTTTCACAAATATCGAGAATGTTCAGCAGGACGGAAGATTGTGCGAAGTAGGTGGATGGGACTCGAACTGGGATGCGGTATGGGAAAGTGCCACCGCTTCATCCGATTCGGGCTGGACCGCTGAATATGCCATTCCCTTCGCAGTCCTGCGCTACTCTGATGATACCGAACAGGTCTGGGGTGTTAACGTCAAAAGGACCATGACACGCACTAATGAAAGCGCTTTTCTTTTCAGGATGGGTGATAACGGTTGGATATATATCAGGGATTTCGGTGAACTTCATGGACTGAACAATCTTCCTGACAGCCGACGGATTGAACTAAGGCCCTATGGAGCCGGAAAGATTCAGTACATGCCTGATTCAGAGGATGAGTGGGATCCATGGGGAAATGCAGGTCTGGACTGCAGAATTGGGATTTCAACCAATGCTTCTCTCGATCTCACTATTAATCCTGATTTCGGGCAGATTGAGGCTGACGCTGATGAAGCTAATCTGTCGCACTGGGAAACATTTCTCCGCGAAAAAAGACCGTTTTTCCTTGAAGGAGCTGATCTATTCGATCTCCCTTTCAATCTCTTCTATTCCAGACGTATAGGCGCGGTTGCTTCCAATGGCGAAATCATACCCATCCTTGGCGGCGCAAAACTGACAGGGGCTTCCGGCGGATTCAGATTCGGACTTCTTGAAGCATATACAGGCAGGATTTCTGAAGACGGAGACATGCTGGAGCCAGCTGCGAATTACTCGGTAGGACGAGTGATCAGAGAGTTTGGCGATGGCTCATTCATCGGTGCGAGCATGACAAGCACCGATATCCCTCAGCAGGAGAATCAGGATTACTCGTACGGACGATCCGGCGCTCTCGACGCTCAGATCAGAATAGCCGATCTGCATACTCTCTATGGAGCTTTTGGCGGCACCTGGAATTCCTATGCAGGCGAATGGTCGGACAATCTTGCATACAAGGGAACTTACAGTTTCAAGAATGAGAGATTGAACTGTTCAACCGGATTTTCTTACAGAGAAGAAAATTTCAACGCGAATATGATCGGATACACTACATCCACAGGAGATGTGAATTCATGGGCGAATGTAGGGCTGTTCCACCCGTTCTCCGGCAATCCAACACTGCAGGACGCGTGGACGAATATCTGCTATTACTACGATCAGGTTCCAGGTGGAGAAATTACGTCCAGAGGCATCAGGCTGAATTCAGGTGTCTCATTTCGCAACAGGTACTATATAGAAGGCGGTATCTGCTACAGGGGATCAAGATTCGACAGATACGAAGGACCCGATGGTGCAACATACGATCCGGGCATGTCATGGAACTTTTATTGTTCAACGGATTCGAGGAAAAAATTCTATATCTCCCTTTATGTAAACGGCGGCACTTACCGTAACGGCACAAACAGATCATTCGGGACATGGCTTAATCTGAAACCTGCTCCTCATGTTTCAATCGGGGCAGATATCGACTGGAGTACAACTTCGAACGCTCTGGGATACAACTGGGATAGTGAAGCATGGGACACAAGAGATACTGACTGGAAATCATTTGAGTTAAGCTGCAGCTATATGTTCAATACGGATCTGAGTCTGTCACTGGTTTCCCAGATTTCAAGGTTCAAATCAGATTACGGGCTTTCTGAGGTTTCGGAGAGTAATGATCACTGGATGAACATTCTTCTCAGCTGGCAGTTCAAACCCGGCAGTATGTTCTACTTCATGGCCGGTGAAAATGCGGATCCTGATGAAATTACCGGAGAATATGGAGAACCTGACTTCACAGTTTTCAGTAAACTCACGTGGTTCCTGCCCATTTGA